The Anastrepha ludens isolate Willacy chromosome 2, idAnaLude1.1, whole genome shotgun sequence DNA window CTTCATAACTGCTGGCACTATGAACAATAGGCAACGGTATGGGCAATTTGTTTCCTTGCTGTTTTATTAGTGCAAATACCTTGCACTTGAAACTTCTACCGCCCAACCCAGCATCCAATCTGATGCGTTGACTTAACCCAGCATACAAATGCAAGTAAAAGGTTGCTCGGTCAGAGGGGATACCTTAACTTATATAAGTAAACACGTATACTCGTAGTATACCGAATGCTCATAATGATGAGAAAAGAGTGAGGCAAGGCTAAATCTTGCCTGTCCATTCGCCCGTTAATTCGAccaaaaattactatatttcaatgaaacttgacACACATTTTACTCTTTGCCCAAGAAAGCATCTCTTAGGACTCTGCGAACCACCTTTTCACACGCCCCATCAAACCCGCTCATCTAACACCCTTCTCTCTGGGGACCCAACctatcgaaacagcaagtttcctgtaaaattttttttgtaaatttatgtatAAACATAAATTCCGAGTAAAACTGCTTCAAtagttttttcaattatttctggGAAATAAGAAATAAGCTCCTGTATGTAGACTTAAGTACTTTACtgtatgtaaaaatatgaaattaaaaaacagcaGTAAAAACAACACTGTTGGGGTAATAAATACacacaaatttgcaaaattttagccactgtatgcatacatacaattacgtCACATTTgtttatcaataaatttgtttgtatattttcaGGTACTAAATCATTCACCGGCAGCTTCTACAACACCTCAAATCGATCGCTTCCAAAGTATCTCATATTCGCAATTTTAATCTCATTCAGTTTGTATAGTCAATAAACATTTCGCTTTGATGTTGCGTGATGTGCACACAAATATAGTCCAGTGTTTGTTAAATATGTAACTTTTTtgtgtatatataaacataccTTCTGTAttcatacaataaataaataaacataatttattttagaatCTTGCTTTGTTTATCTTTCTCTCTCTACCTCTGCCAACAAAACGCATTTACGATTTCCAAGTCTCTTACGCCGCGACTATGGTGCGCTCTCAAGCAGCAACGCCTATGCTCTTCACACCCTAATTTCTCTTTTTCCGTGCAGCAGCGctttaatttggaaataaatgTTGGtaggtttgtatgtatgtactcgtattcaGCTGCTCTGATGCAATGCGCCTGCGTCGCAAACATGTGCCTTTAGTATCGATTGAAAAATGGACAATTTCTTTTATACACCACAAATTCTAAGTCTTCGCCTGGCAGCTGTCGTGAAAAATTGTTCTCTAGCCGTTGAGTGAAGCAGCAGTatagcaaaaaattaacaattttgaattcaataatGAATTGCGTTTTTCTAGCATTTTGCTTGAGTTTAGCCGTTACAACTTGCAGCGCAACCGTTCTAAGTGGCCCATATCTCTTTTGGGGTCATCAGAGTGTCATTACATTGCAGCCGCGCGCACTTGTCGAGGCTAGCGAAGACGACCTCACCAATTTGTTCCAGGACGCAAAAGCTATCGTGATATTCGTGCGAAACACTACGGGACGCCTAGATGGCGAGGCCTATCCGAAATTCCAGCAGCTGGTGAAGAATAACGCTTGGTCCTACTTACCCCAACGTTTTCTCACCGCTGAACCCTTCAACTACAATGCAAACATagaagtaaatacatacatacatacatagatttgCAATTGCCATGCATTGGCCAATATGTGGTGTAAGCGCGCAGTGTTCATATTTGCATGCATATGCgcgagtatgtgtgtgttttgCATGGGTGTTTAGTCACAAATGcacacttgcatacatacatgcatacttatatGCATAATTACATAAAATAGCATAATTATAAGTGCATCCATGCGCATATGTGCGTATGGTAATCAATTTTTGTCTGCCCGTTTCGACACATCTGCATCCAATCATACGCAATGTTTagagtgaaatatttttaaacgttTTCTTCTTCTCTGCATCCGAAGGTCATCAACTTAAGCGGCTCTGCTGAGGAAGAAGACGATGCACTCATTTCCGGCTACAACGATGCGGTCGCCATTTACGGTAGTGGCGAGGTATTGGCCATATTAGCCAGTCGCGAGGATGACACCCACTACATTACTAAAAGGGACACCAAAGAACGTGAGGAACGCACCGAGGAGGAACGGGGCGCAACAACGACTTCTCAAACACCAACCGCTGAAGAGGAAGACAAAACTTTCATATACGAAGCACTTGGTGAGTATTGCAGGATCTCGATTTCATTCGACCAAATCATCTCTTTTGTACtggtgcatattttttatttattatgttatttcttattcagttatttatttatcgaATCACAATTTCAACACTTGAACGCTCAATACAAAGTATTTCATTTGAGTATTATGCACTTCTTACTTCGTAGGCCATAAAGCTGTACTATATGTCACCTCTGCTCCGATAATCAACATCAACGGCAAGCTCAACAACACCAAGCTTGTGTCGCACAACAAGGATGTCACTTTCGATGATCAGAAGGGAAAAGGCTATGGACGTCTCAATGTCATATTCTCGGTGGACACTCAGAAACTATTCTTGCGTTTCAACTTTACATTGAGCCGCGGTTATTGGAACATGAAGGCCGTTGAGGTGGAGTACAATGAGTACAAATCAGTATTGCCTGTTGTGGGCACGCTCTATACCATTCCTTCTGCACCGATTGGCTTCTCGTACCGCTGCTCCTCACGCAGTCTACAATTTGGCAATGATAACGACAGCCTCACCATAATCGATTATCAAGTACCTAACGTTTTTTGGCGTAGTATACATTTATATGATTTCTCATGCACAATTTACATTCTTAGGTGCAACCCTGGTTGAATGGCATACCTCGCTTTGGCGATGTCTACGATTGCGTCGGCTTTACCACAGCACCTATTTGGGCCGGCGTtctaataacatttttcttagttGGCATTTTGTCTATTGGCCTGATTGCATTAATGGATATAAAAACACCAAACCGATTTGAAAGCTCACGTAGCAAGCAACTGTCACTGTTTATTCAGGAGTAGTGGCGACGTATTATTCCGAAGTGGGGTA harbors:
- the LOC128856090 gene encoding uncharacterized protein LOC128856090, whose translation is MNCVFLAFCLSLAVTTCSATVLSGPYLFWGHQSVITLQPRALVEASEDDLTNLFQDAKAIVIFVRNTTGRLDGEAYPKFQQLVKNNAWSYLPQRFLTAEPFNYNANIEVINLSGSAEEEDDALISGYNDAVAIYGSGEVLAILASREDDTHYITKRDTKEREERTEEERGATTTSQTPTAEEEDKTFIYEALGHKAVLYVTSAPIININGKLNNTKLVSHNKDVTFDDQKGKGYGRLNVIFSVDTQKLFLRFNFTLSRGYWNMKAVEVEYNEYKSVLPVVGTLYTIPSAPIGFSYRCSSRSLQFGNDNDSLTIIDYQVQPWLNGIPRFGDVYDCVGFTTAPIWAGVLITFFLVGILSIGLIALMDIKTPNRFESSRSKQLSLFIQE